One Ahaetulla prasina isolate Xishuangbanna chromosome 17, ASM2864084v1, whole genome shotgun sequence genomic window carries:
- the SDHC gene encoding succinate dehydrogenase cytochrome b560 subunit, mitochondrial isoform X3: MRHLVPMVTSAKEEMAKFWEKNTRSKRPLSPHITIYGWSLPMMMSITHRGTGVGMSLGVSLFALSALALPGQFPDYLDMIKSLSLGPALIYSAKFALALPLTYHTWNGIRHLVWDMGIGFKIPHLYQSGALVLILTVLSSLGIAAM, encoded by the exons CTTGGTCCCCATGGTGACGTCGGCGAAGGAAGAAATGGCCAAGTTTTGGGAGAAGAACACTCGGTCTAAACGGCCGTTGTCCCCGCATATCACCATATATGG gTGGTCCCTGCCAATGATGATGTCCATCACTCACCGCGGGACCGGCGTGGGAATGAGTTTAG GTGTGTCGCTTTTCGCGTTGAGCGCCTTGGCTCTTCCTGGACAGTTTCCCGACTACCTGGATATGATTAAGTCGCTCAGCCTGGGACCTGCTCTAATTTATTCTGCCAAGTTTGCTTTGGCCCTCCCTCTAACCTACCACACCTGGAATGGGATTCGGCATCTG GTCTGGGACATGGGCATCGGTTTCAAGATACCCCACCTGTACCAGTCCGGTGCCCTGGTCCTTATCCTGACGGTTCTCTCTTCCCTTGGGATTGCTGCCATGTGA
- the SDHC gene encoding succinate dehydrogenase cytochrome b560 subunit, mitochondrial isoform X1: MAASVLRLASRRCLCVRLNAGVSMRHLVPMVTSAKEEMAKFWEKNTRSKRPLSPHITIYGWSLPMMMSITHRGTGVGMSLGVSLFALSALALPGQFPDYLDMIKSLSLGPALIYSAKFALALPLTYHTWNGIRHLVWDMGIGFKIPHLYQSGALVLILTVLSSLGIAAM; the protein is encoded by the exons gtTAGCGAGCCGGCGTTGCCTGTGTGTCCGCCTCAACGCGGGAGTCTCCATGCGACA CTTGGTCCCCATGGTGACGTCGGCGAAGGAAGAAATGGCCAAGTTTTGGGAGAAGAACACTCGGTCTAAACGGCCGTTGTCCCCGCATATCACCATATATGG gTGGTCCCTGCCAATGATGATGTCCATCACTCACCGCGGGACCGGCGTGGGAATGAGTTTAG GTGTGTCGCTTTTCGCGTTGAGCGCCTTGGCTCTTCCTGGACAGTTTCCCGACTACCTGGATATGATTAAGTCGCTCAGCCTGGGACCTGCTCTAATTTATTCTGCCAAGTTTGCTTTGGCCCTCCCTCTAACCTACCACACCTGGAATGGGATTCGGCATCTG GTCTGGGACATGGGCATCGGTTTCAAGATACCCCACCTGTACCAGTCCGGTGCCCTGGTCCTTATCCTGACGGTTCTCTCTTCCCTTGGGATTGCTGCCATGTGA
- the SDHC gene encoding succinate dehydrogenase cytochrome b560 subunit, mitochondrial isoform X2: protein MRHLVPMVTSAKEEMAKFWEKNTRSKRPLSPHITIYGWSLPMMMSITHRGTGVGMSLGVSLFALSALALPGQFPDYLDMIKSLSLGPALIYSAKFALALPLTYHTWNGIRHLVWDMGIGFKIPHLYQSGALVLILTVLSSLGIAAM, encoded by the exons ATGCGACA CTTGGTCCCCATGGTGACGTCGGCGAAGGAAGAAATGGCCAAGTTTTGGGAGAAGAACACTCGGTCTAAACGGCCGTTGTCCCCGCATATCACCATATATGG gTGGTCCCTGCCAATGATGATGTCCATCACTCACCGCGGGACCGGCGTGGGAATGAGTTTAG GTGTGTCGCTTTTCGCGTTGAGCGCCTTGGCTCTTCCTGGACAGTTTCCCGACTACCTGGATATGATTAAGTCGCTCAGCCTGGGACCTGCTCTAATTTATTCTGCCAAGTTTGCTTTGGCCCTCCCTCTAACCTACCACACCTGGAATGGGATTCGGCATCTG GTCTGGGACATGGGCATCGGTTTCAAGATACCCCACCTGTACCAGTCCGGTGCCCTGGTCCTTATCCTGACGGTTCTCTCTTCCCTTGGGATTGCTGCCATGTGA
- the CFAP126 gene encoding protein Flattop isoform X1, translated as MATHFSSGQYEDAYNPRNLQSWSLPKVTKAHPSAREGFTQIIANDRGHLLPSIPRSKASPWGTYMTTWDMPLKIPPAKVSLTSRSIDAAARLTEWMNKSAALSQACNGLCPEIVGKPSIPVIKEAVSKPTRTSGKSSERPISSGKMPAFEEVGSRAGATPSGPLSRQPGSMDLRLKDVGGPDAQDAYELEAKPPKERSNDDIPLSRQPGCMDLRLKDTSPQLGASNRPGSREPTPRRTISAEAPPSGRPRSREARPKGLGTPEPLSPCRPGSLEANPRPGSLEVNPRGDRSPEVLPSSRPLTKSRQGLEVPKTGSAERNASRPLPST; from the exons TTTGCAAAGCTGGAGTCTTCCAAAGGTTACTAAGGCG CATCCTTCAGCCCGGGAAGGGTTTACTCAAATTATAGCCAATGACAGAGGTCACTTGCTACCTTCCATCCCACGCTCTAAG GCTTCCCCTTGGGGTACCTATATGACCACTTGGGATATGCCCCTCAAAATCCCACCGGCTAAGGTCTCGCTCACCTCCCGCTCCATTGACGCGGCCGCCCGGCTCACCGAATGGATGAATAAATCGGCAGCCTTAAGCCAAGCCTGCAACGGATTGTGTCCAGAAATTGTCGGCAAG CCTTCCATCCCGGTGATCAAAGAAGCTGTCTCTAAACCCACTCGGACCTCCGGTAAATCATCCGAGCGACCTATCTCATCCGGGAAGATGCCGGCTTTCGAAGAGGTCGGGTCCCGGGCGGGGGCTACCCCCAGCGGCCCACTGTCTCGCCAGCCCGGCAGCATGGACCTCCGGCTGAAAGACGTCGGTGGGCCAGACGCCCAGGACGCCTACGAATTGGAAGCCAAGCcccccaaggagagaagcaacgacGATATTCCGCTGTCTCGCCAACCGGGTTGCATGGATCTCCGTCTGAAGGACACCAGCCCCCAGCTGGGCGCGTCTAACCGCCCCGGCTCGCGGGAGCCCACCCCGAGGCGGACGATCTCCGCCGAGGCCCCTCCGTCCGGTCGACCCCGGTCCCGGGAAGCGAGGCCCAAAGGTTTAGGGACCCCCGAGCCTTTGTCTCCCTGCCGTCCGGGGTCTCTGGAAGCGAACCCTCGCCCGGGGTCTCTGGAGGTCAACCCTCGAGGTGACCGTTCGCCGGAGGTTTTACCCTCTAGCCGGCCACTTACGAAAAGCAGGCAGGGGTTGGAAGTGCCGAAGACGGGAAGCGCCGAAAGGAACGCATCCCGACCCCTTCCCTCCACATAA
- the CFAP126 gene encoding protein Flattop isoform X2: MTTWDMPLKIPPAKVSLTSRSIDAAARLTEWMNKSAALSQACNGLCPEIVGKPSIPVIKEAVSKPTRTSGKSSERPISSGKMPAFEEVGSRAGATPSGPLSRQPGSMDLRLKDVGGPDAQDAYELEAKPPKERSNDDIPLSRQPGCMDLRLKDTSPQLGASNRPGSREPTPRRTISAEAPPSGRPRSREARPKGLGTPEPLSPCRPGSLEANPRPGSLEVNPRGDRSPEVLPSSRPLTKSRQGLEVPKTGSAERNASRPLPST, from the exons ATGACCACTTGGGATATGCCCCTCAAAATCCCACCGGCTAAGGTCTCGCTCACCTCCCGCTCCATTGACGCGGCCGCCCGGCTCACCGAATGGATGAATAAATCGGCAGCCTTAAGCCAAGCCTGCAACGGATTGTGTCCAGAAATTGTCGGCAAG CCTTCCATCCCGGTGATCAAAGAAGCTGTCTCTAAACCCACTCGGACCTCCGGTAAATCATCCGAGCGACCTATCTCATCCGGGAAGATGCCGGCTTTCGAAGAGGTCGGGTCCCGGGCGGGGGCTACCCCCAGCGGCCCACTGTCTCGCCAGCCCGGCAGCATGGACCTCCGGCTGAAAGACGTCGGTGGGCCAGACGCCCAGGACGCCTACGAATTGGAAGCCAAGCcccccaaggagagaagcaacgacGATATTCCGCTGTCTCGCCAACCGGGTTGCATGGATCTCCGTCTGAAGGACACCAGCCCCCAGCTGGGCGCGTCTAACCGCCCCGGCTCGCGGGAGCCCACCCCGAGGCGGACGATCTCCGCCGAGGCCCCTCCGTCCGGTCGACCCCGGTCCCGGGAAGCGAGGCCCAAAGGTTTAGGGACCCCCGAGCCTTTGTCTCCCTGCCGTCCGGGGTCTCTGGAAGCGAACCCTCGCCCGGGGTCTCTGGAGGTCAACCCTCGAGGTGACCGTTCGCCGGAGGTTTTACCCTCTAGCCGGCCACTTACGAAAAGCAGGCAGGGGTTGGAAGTGCCGAAGACGGGAAGCGCCGAAAGGAACGCATCCCGACCCCTTCCCTCCACATAA